The following DNA comes from Castanea sativa cultivar Marrone di Chiusa Pesio chromosome 10, ASM4071231v1.
ATCATAACAGATCCATTTCTCTTAAATTTACATGGTCGTGCTACTAAAACAATTACAAAAGTGCCTAAGATAATATAATCCAATAATGCAAACCCATTCCACTGCAGTGCCCTATGCCATGACcacaaaaaaaacaacaaacttTTCACCTTAAAAATGGATAATAAAGCAATTTCAGGATTGCTTACAATACAAAATGAAGCAGAAATCCGGTAATCAAATTCTTTTGAATTTACCCATTACACAAACCAAAACCAGAAAAAGCCAGACCCACAAATTGGTTTCCCCttagatttagatttagatttagatttagatttacACTGTTTTAAGtgtatgcaaaaaaaaattaatcaactgCAATGCTTACcgcacaatttatttatttatttattaagagaaaaaagaagaagaaggaaagccGAAGTTACATGttgtaaaaaatagaaaaagaaacttACGAGGGTGTCGTTTAGCGTGGCAAGGAGGATGAACTTGCCGTTTGGAGAGAACTTAGCAAAGGAAACAGAAGGAAGCTTATCATCAATAAGCGTTTTCAAAAGCGTACCCTTAGACGAATCCCAAATCTTACAGCTCCCATCGTGACTGGCCGATACAATCAAGGAGCCATCTCGATTGAAATGCACAGACGTAACAGGCATAGAATGCGCCTTGATCGCATGCAAACACTTGCCAgtcttcacctcccaaacacgCACCGTTTCGTCGAAAGACCCAGACACGATCAGATTCGATTGGGGGCTGAAGTTCACGCAGAAGACCAAATTGGAGTGGCCCTTCAGGGTCTTCACGTGGGAGGAGTCGCGTGCGTCCCAGATGCGGAGAGTGCGGTCGTCCGAGGCGGAGCAGATGTAGTGGGAGTCTGAGGACCAGGCCAGGTCCGAGATGCCCTCCGAGTGCCCGCTCAGCCGGTGGACCAGCGTCAGGCTTTGGGCCCACCAGATTATCACGCTTTTGTCTAAGGAGGCTGACGCTAACAGGTTTCCGTCGTTTGAGAATTTCACGCACGACACCGCGCGTGTGTGCCCTGTTAGGGTTTTCAGGTGCCGGTACGGTTTGTATGTTGTTTGGTTTGTTGGGGTTGTGCCACTGCTTGACATGCTGCTGATCACCTcaatcccaatcccaatcccaatcccaatcccTGCCTCTgccttcctttcctttcctttcctttcctttggGATTTATTTCACCCTCACCCACGGACTACTTCTACTTCTACTTCTACTTCTTAAACTTAAGCCTAATCACTCACAATAATGTCACCTTTTTTCTCCCAACTTCTATCTTTTTAAACCTTTTCCTAtataactataaataaataaaaaaggactCCTCACAGACACATGGGCCATTGCATATAAAAAGTGGAGTggtcttaataaaataaatatatatttatatttttaaaaaaatcttataaatcacacaaaatcaaaataaatactACATTTTATTagttccataaaaataaaaataaaatactcgTTTACTTAAAGTTGGAGATAGAAAAAGGCCCAAAGGCTCACACTTTGGCGAAGAAAACCGGTGGGATCTCCTCACCATTTTGCACCAATTTATTCATGTTGCCCCATATTTCGTCACAACATTTTGCTGCAAAACAAGGTGAATTTGTTTTCCTCTTCCTCCTTAATATCCGTTGCTCTACATGGAATATTCAATTTTGACGTCAAGACAAGGTTCTTTCCATTTTAACTCATTTTagttaactttattttttttttaggtgccTGTTCATAGAACAAGGAACATGAGTttatcaaataagaaaaaaggaaCATGAGAGAAAATTTCATCTACAATAAAATGAGAGCTATTGTTGATCTAGTCATTTTGTTGACCAGTTGCTActgattttttataaaattctaCAAACCAAAAAATAGTTCTATCATACCATATGAACTTATCTTTGATGTATAGTTTGCCAATATCATCTGGCAGGGATGAGATACAATTACAGGATCCAGCAAGACTGATCAAATTGGTTTTAGCATATGTGACTGTAAAAATTACAAGGGAAAatataagaggaaaaaaaatacaacagaTTTCACCTTTGCATTATAGCTACAATCATGAAAGATTGGTACTAAAAAGGACGCCACCCCCTCTCCcccactccccccccccccccccaaaaaaaagagtacGGTTCTCTTGATAGTAGATACTTATTGATTTAGAGACAGGTGAAAgcatcaaccattaccctcaaGACTAACAGAACAGGAATGGTTGATAAGTGAAGGGGGGGGGGAAGAACAGGTGTAAAAGGCCCTCAAGATGGCATTCCATCTTGTTAAATTGGACAGGAGGCCGCTACTTATAAACCAAACTGGGATATTTTGCAAATTCAAAAGCCCCCGGCCACTAGCTGTAATAAAGTCGGGGATAAATGGCCAACAAGGTCCATGAATTAACTTGCCAATGAAACTTCAGCCTGCGCTCCATAAAAGCCTCCATTCTGATAGAGAAAGCAGAAGAGTGCGTAAGAAACagcaacatttttcacaaatgCTGCGTGTGCAAAGACAGctacatttttaatttatcaaaCTACGTTACACTTAATCATAGCCCACAAAGCCAGCAGTACAGGGGTTAACCACTAACAAACATTATCAATCATTCAATGggattagaaaattttaagcaCTGCTGGACCAGTGAAGAAGATACAAGAATCATGCTTCAAGACAATGCTATATTGTGAGCCACAAGTCAGACTGACATGGCATTTACCCAACATCTGCAATCCTCAAAAAACCTTGCAGTAAATTACATGTCTTCTATTATTAGCATGGAAAAGCCATTAAGGTGTAATTTAAAAGTTACCTTGCTATACAATTTATGAAGCTAACATAAACTCAAGTATTCCAATACAGAAATATCAACCTTCCAGATGGTCAGATTCCATAATTttcataagagagagagagagagagagaaggtgttACCAAATCAATTTCCACTTCATCTGAGCTTTCCTCATAAATAATGTAATTGGCATCACGGCCATCCTCATTGCCACTACCTTGATCACTGTTGTAGCTACTCTCAGACGAGCTTGTAAACATTGAAGCATCTGATATGTGACCACTAAGCTGTGATGGCAGACCAACCTCACTCTCTTGCACAATGTCAGCCATTTGATCAATATCAATGTAACTGCAAAACAAGCCAGGTTCCCAGAACAGTATCATACATTGTTCCAAAGACACCATTCCATTGGATCAACCATAATAAATGAAGACTAAACCAACCTTCCTTCAGTTGGAAACTCAGCCAGCAAACAGACATCAGGCCTTTCTGCCAAAACCTGCTTTATAGGAATGACACTGCACAATATAAACCAAAATTAGTTTAAATAGAAATTAAGGCAATATAGTCATGAAAGAGATAATCAAGAAGGGAGAACCATTACCTAGATTTGTAGCATCTATCATACCAGTCATCCTCAGAAGCTAAACCTTCCTTGTTGGATATGTCCTATTTGAAGTAGTATTAAGAATTAGAAGAGAAACTACACATCAAGCCATAATTTCAAAATCACATTTACATAAAAAGTTGTATTATCAAAATTTCTATCCACCCACAAGATGTTTAAGGCACTTATAATCCCCTTCGATAACAGCTGTCAATAACCGAGCAACTTCAACCTGCACACAAAAATTGAACATTAAAAAGAGagatcatttttttcttttaattggcCGTTACATGCGCACTCAGTGGGCTTTGAATCCACAGCCTGAGGTACCATGTGAGCCGGAGCTCATTGACAGGGAAAGGGAGATCATTGTACCTCTTTGAGATGCATGCAGTCCCTTAAAATCAAGACCTCAAGTAGATTTCCACCCATGCTGCTTCCAAGGTTCCTAAGCCCAAAAAGATGACTTATCTAATGAGATAATGCATCTAAAAGAGATGATTCAAATTCAAGGAACAGGATCTTGAAAGTGCATTTTACggttaagattttatttcttatatctAATAATGCACACACAGTCACatcatttaacattttaaatgatgtTGCTCTAGATACAACTTTAGATTTGTAATAATTAATTCAAGCCATGAATTGAATCCATTTGAAATGGGAAGAATCCTTTTCCAAAATACAAGAATATGGAATGACTCTCTCTGGTGCAATGAAGATTCACTGACCTTAAAAAGCCTCCAGTGATAGAGTAAGATGTTGAAAAGTCAACATATCTTAGTTTCCGAAATCCCTGCATGAGCACCAACAAAGATTGGACTATCACAGTTCAACTCAAAGTATTTCTCTGTAACTAAGTTTTGATTCATATAAGGGCCAAAGAaattccaagaaaatcaacaattaCCCACTATGCAAACTTCGAAAATGATATATCAACTCTAGTATTTctcaaaaagagaaatttttttttattcctttgtcTCGAACTTCGTGAAGAACTCCATTCTATCTCTCCCTCGTTACGTATGATTGAAAATAATAAGCTTATAAGACCAACTGAATTCCTCCTGACAGTGATAAATTGGATGATTTGTATGCGGCAAAGGTTAGTCCTCCTGATAGTGACAAGTTGGTTTGGATCCCTTCTCCTAAGAAAGGATTTCAAATCAAAAGTTTATATAGAGTGCTTCGAACTAGAGGTACTAATACATCCAAGTTCCTTTGAAGTTCATTTGGAAAAATCTTTCCCACCTAGAGTTTCTTGATTTGTGTGGGAGGCAACCCTAGGTAAAATTCTGATAACAGATAATCTGTGACAGAGTTGTTATAGCGGATTGGAGTTCTTTGCGCAGATCAGGTGGTGAAACTATAAGTCACTTGTTGCATTGCCCAGTTGATTCTGATCTGTGGGCTTTTCTCTTCTGCCTAGCTGGGATTTCTTGGATTATGCCAAGTTCCATTCTTTCCATGCTGAATCATGGAATGGTATAATGGGTCCTCGTAGATGTGTGACAGTGTGGGGGGCAGCCCCAGCgtgtttgatgtggtgcatttgggGTGAAAGGAATCACCACACTTTCAAGGATAAAGAGTCCACTGTTCTgaagtttttatatttgaagACTCTACGAATGGGGATCGATGTCCTTTACTCTCTCAACGTATTCTTGGATGGAGTTTCTAGAGACTCTACATTTGTGCTGTTAAAATTACGGcttgtttcttgtttttctttcttttttccttgcaTTGCTGTTTTCTATGACTTATATACTCTCTGTGTacactttttaatatttaataaattgcaattacttatacaaaaaaaaaaaaaagaccagcTGAATTCCAAAATTTCACATATCTAAGATTCACATCATATTCCTTCCAATATGAAAAAcagacaaatctttttttttatcagttaaAAACGGATCCACTTCCCTTATGGGCTTCAGAGAGTGAAAATTTATACTTCCATTTAATAAGAAGgttccaccattttttttttcatttttggtgcTATTATATAATATCACAAGTTCAAAAAGAGGAGAAATATATggtaatataaatataaaataatttaatgggGGAAAGTTACAAAAGCTGTGTTTGACAGAAATGCAAGACTACTTTAGTAAATCCAGCTTGAAAAGGGCACCATATAtaagtagtagtagtagtatgATTCCTTGTCCATGAATTATCAGGTGAGTTTAAGAACAAAGCACTCTCAAACATAATGAATGTCTAATATTTTTGTCAGAATCTCAAAGGTACTCTTTGTTATGGATTCATACATCCTACAAGACTACAGTTCATTAAGCATGCTCCTTAAACTAAGGAAAATCCACAAAGCATTCCTTCCACAAAATGGAGTTAGATTACATGTCCTTTCTAGTTATAATACTCATTACTTAGGCATTAGCTTGCTTTGTTCCCATATTGAATGAGATACTAAGGCAATAACAGATTCAGGGCATAAAGCCAATAAGCTCTAGCTCAACTAGCACCTCCTCCCCATGCGAGTGCTAGGTGGAGGGTGGGGTCGTGGATTCAAGACTCAcctgggtgtgtgtgtgtgtaatttaccaaaaaaaaaaaaaaagattcaggGCATTAAACTCAAGCATCAATTAAGTCATATGTTGTGaaggaaaattacaaaacaGATTTATTgttaataacaaaaactaacatGGAAAATTTTCATAAACCAAATACATGTCTAATATTGATTCTCAAATTGCCAAGGAGCATACCTTAACAAGTACACGAACTTTGTTATCATGGAGCTTAAACCCTCTAAGTGCCAACGAAGTTAGATGAGGACAATTTTCTACCAGATCAGTGCATGTTGGTGTTTTCAAACTGTCATCCCTGCCTGACGTTTAAAAAGAAACACATGGTAAtcagaatattttttttttgggatagcATGATAAGAACACATCCTAATGAAGGAGACACTACACCTGTTTTTGAAGACTCAAAGAACAGTCGTTCTATAAAGTGACAGTTTGCACTCACGGACATCAATGTTTGCCTCAATTCAACATGACTAGTCAATTCAAAATAAGTGGgaaaaaaagttattgaaaGTACTAAAGGAAATGGATATGCAGTTTATAAAGAACAAAATGTGGTGCTAACTTACAAAATTGAAGGCCCAAACTTATAGAGAAACATTTGTTTAGAGAAGAGAAGATAGGTTGTATTCTTCATTCAGTAAATgactaaacaataaaaaaatcactCCATCTactcaaattcaaaatgaacATCCACTAAAGCAAGCAgtacaaaaaaatcaacaaaccaTAATCTATAATCTAACAAAATTCAGATGACATTAGCACAAAAATGCACATATTCAGCATCAAAAGCAACCAACTCATGTACAAGCAAAAGGCTAACAGCATACACGCACATGTGCTGATTCCTACCTTGTAACAACTAACAACATGGGCATGCAATTTATTGTCCAGTAGCCATAACCTGATGctcaaatattttcttatagTGTGCTTAAACCAACAAGAATGCAGAGAAGAAAAAGTCAGCTCGTAGATATCTAAAACcaacaaatttcacatttcTTAAAAAAGCAAGAATCAGTAGAAGCATGAATCAGTTCAAGCCAACTTACAGGCCAACAATTTCCAGATCAAGGAGTGATGGACAAGCCGACAATGCCCCACAAAGTGATGTGTTATCCATTCTTTCGATATTGTAAAGGTGTAACCTTCTCAAAAGAGTccttaaaatatgaaaaataaaattttatgaacAAAACAAGTCACTTATAAATGCCAAATTTTCAAGTGAACGGGTTCAGTAGTACCCTGGAGCACCATTGTCCCCAACTAAAGGGCTTAAGCATGATCTAGTAAGAATTGATGACTCCTTCCCTTGTCTTGATCTCTTATCATTCCACGAAAACTTAGACACATCAACTGAATTTCTGATGGAATAAACCAACGGCTGACAAGATCCAGGTGATACTAGTGGGCCTGGAACTATACCAAGCTTAAGAGACCTGAATAATCATTTAAGAGAGACACagaaaaaagatagaaattatgAAAAAGAGACTATCATATATGCACAATTAAAGCATTTACTAGACAAACAGCCAAATGCTCAAAAAGCTTGCATTGTCATTTGTTGCACAAAGAACTTTCTATAACAACTTATGGGCCTCTGCATCTGCGATAAAAACCTTAGAAATTGACAAAGTAGGGCAACAGAGTTTCGCATGATCATCAAACCTTATGTCCCTAATATATGAACACAACAGAACCAAATTACAACGACACAGAAGTATTGAATTAGATATGATGTTCTTAAAAGTGCACTTAACTATGCTTAAAACTCAAAGCTTGGAGTTGGAGTCTCAAGGCCTAAGCGCTTCGCTTGGTTGAAGCTAAATGCAATCAATGAAGCGCACCTCAAGCATGCCCTTTGGGTGCTATAAGGCAtgcctaagtttttttttttaagtaactaACCATCGGATAATAAAGTAAATAACACGACCATTGATGATACAAGCacgattatttttttttgataagtaataagtatATGGATGTCAAAAAAGGagaacaccctagtacacagggagtcTACAAGGGATGaaacaatcaagaacaaaaattacaagaatctaagaaatcaaaaaaagataaaaatgattggTTCCGCAATGCAGCCAACCAATCcattaaagttctaaagaaaaataatttcaagtctGATATGAatctctccttatcttcaaagcattgactatttctctccctccaaaggcATCACAATAAACAATGGGGAACCATCAACCATATATGCCCATTTCAATGACGACCAAATCTACCTTGCCAGCATACTAGAAGCCCCATTACCAATTGCGGCATAACCCAGCTCACTCCAAACAAACCGAGCACCATAGCCCACAGATCCATTGCAACTggacaatgaagaaaaagatgatcaaccgattcaccattgcacttgcacatgtagcaccaatccaatatccaaacctTCCTTTTCCTTAGATTGTCAATCGTTAAGCATTTCCCTAAAACagcagtccaaacaaagaaagctacTCGAGAAGGAATCTTTTgtttccaaatgcttttccaaggaaaTGAATAGTCGTTAGAGCCCAGTAAGAGACTATAATAATCCTTAACCATGAAGCCTTTCTCACTATTGGATGCTAAACTAAAGAAacccttccttcttcttcttcttttcttctctctccacccactctccccccccccccctcttttatTCTAAACATATTAAAAAACATGATCAAGGATAGTTTACTATTGGCTATGCTTTGACCGAACATGTAGcaccaatccaatatccaaacctTCCTTTTCCTTAGATTGTCAATCGTTAAGCATTTCCCTAAAACAGCAGTCCAAACAATGAAAGCTACTCGAGAAGGAATCTTTTgtttccaaatgcttttccaaggaaaTGAATAGTCGTTAGAGCCCAGTAAGAGACTATAATAAT
Coding sequences within:
- the LOC142613333 gene encoding F-box protein At4g02760-like — its product is MGTLLLHNPISMAKRPCPSQIPPPAPLNQMDELLETFLSSSSSLSIDLSFDRLLESRASSDSDQAHLIDTAAALGSALLHAAKRSARKRASSHNSLCWPLPRELTINVFSMLDTQSLCYAAAACSMFNKYARDPPCYADIDLTTIVPKVNNAVVSTMIHRAGTSLQSLKLGIVPGPLVSPGSCQPLVYSIRNSVDVSKFSWNDKRSRQGKESSILTRSCLSPLVGDNGAPGTLLRRLHLYNIERMDNTSLCGALSACPSLLDLEIVGLHVELRQTLMSVSANCHFIERLFFESSKTGRDDSLKTPTCTDLVENCPHLTSLALRGFKLHDNKVRVLVKGFRKLRYVDFSTSYSITGGFLRNLGSSMGGNLLEVLILRDCMHLKEVEVARLLTAVIEGDYKCLKHLDISNKEGLASEDDWYDRCYKSSVIPIKQVLAERPDVCLLAEFPTEGSYIDIDQMADIVQESEVGLPSQLSGHISDASMFTSSSESSYNSDQGSGNEDGRDANYIIYEESSDEVEIDLNGGFYGAQAEVSLAS
- the LOC142613334 gene encoding COMPASS-like H3K4 histone methylase component WDR5B, which codes for MSSSGTTPTNQTTYKPYRHLKTLTGHTRAVSCVKFSNDGNLLASASLDKSVIIWWAQSLTLVHRLSGHSEGISDLAWSSDSHYICSASDDRTLRIWDARDSSHVKTLKGHSNLVFCVNFSPQSNLIVSGSFDETVRVWEVKTGKCLHAIKAHSMPVTSVHFNRDGSLIVSASHDGSCKIWDSSKGTLLKTLIDDKLPSVSFAKFSPNGKFILLATLNDTLKLSNYSTGKFLKVYTGHVNKVYCITSTFSVTNGKYIVSGSEDNCVYLWDLQQKTMIQKLEGHSDTVISVTCHPAENKIASAGLDRDRTIKVWVQDP